The following DNA comes from Diorhabda carinulata isolate Delta chromosome 3, icDioCari1.1, whole genome shotgun sequence.
GATTACGTCATTTTTAGACCGATTTTTAAACATAACTTTTTGTTCTAACCACACAAATACGTTTAGGAAATAacggaaaatataaaaataacgaaaatccTATCAAAAACACATAAATAACTAAACAATATCAATCATCCTTACAGATTGTATTGTTGTTCACCGCTATAGAAAACTCATTCAGGGACACGTGATTTTCGCCCATAAACTGAACTATACTAGAAGTAAGGGTGCATTTATGGCTACGATAAACGATAAGAACAGTGACAATAGTTGCACAAAATTAGTTTCTATGGTATGCCGTTTATAGTGAAGCTTGAAGAATAGCGACGATCTCTATCTTTTAGTGCACGAGAGTCACTGAGAAATTGATCAAAACACTTGgtttaaagtacttttttttaaatgagtgattctgaagaagaaatatttttagattcaaatttaaattaaaacatcaaaaaaaaacgCAAATTCTTTGCACACCCAATAAATACAAGTACGTTACATATATGCATTTAGCTCATCCGCCAATTTTATGACAAGTGATcacaagatatattttttataggttaatataaaaatttttcgttagcAAATActcttgaattaatttttattcgataaaaattattcatcgaCAAATAATTAGTAGGGGGAGCACAGCACGGGATTAGATTTCCAttcccaaaaataaatttcaaattgaaattttctattacTATACTAAATGTGTTTTCGTTGTCTTAACGAATATTACTTAACTACCAGTTACCACTAACAactgtatttttgtttacataAGCATATATTGATTCTGaatatgtttcaataaattaagttTTCTATAAGTAATTCaatggataatttttttaaagctagTGTGTTGCAGAAATTTAAAAGAGAATtactttattggaaaaaaactaACCATTAATATGGATAAAGATAATAATGAAGAAAGACTCatagattatttaaaatcagCTAGAACATCTTTGgtgagaaaattaattataactaATAAACAATAAGAAAACACAGTCAATAagataattcatttttcttgtataatatAACCACATAAATTTCTGCTTTATATTTTCAGGAACATCCtgatacttttgaaaaaattcacattGTACTAGGAAATGAATCTTGTGACTTGGATTCTAGTATTTCTGCCACAATTTTGGCATTCCTATTACACAAGACTAGATTAAATGGTATTCCTGAGGATGCCTTAGTAGTTCCAATACAGAACGTTTCTAAGGAAAACTTCCTCATCCGTTCAGATAACTGCAATATCTATCAGGAAATTGGTATACCACTGGGCCTTTTGATTTACAAGTatgatttttccaaagtttctcATTTTAGTGTCACTAGTGATGTTTTTACAGGGATCAAATTGATATAGAAGACTTGGTATTGTCCAAAGATGTTACTACTACTCTTGTAGATCATCACATGTTATCAAAAGATcttgaaatattagaaagtaccgttgtgaatatttttgacCACAGACCACTTGAGTCTGGTACAAATTGGGACCAAAATAAAGTTGAGATTGTAATGAATGAAGTCGGCTCTTGTTCAACCCTGAtaactgatttatttatatcttcagCTGAGCAGTTACTGTCTAAAGAATTGGCCTATTTGTTGTATggtaataataagttatttaagCTTTGGAGACTTGCATAAACAAGACCTATGAAAAAAACCTCACACTTAAAATGATGGTCTTtttaattagtttaaaaatatatgcagTGTAGGGAGTCTCAtcgatgaatcaaaaatttgtagCATTTATAGATCACAGttccattattatattatattcttatcaatatctgttctttaaaatattaatatcaaaatcgatcatATTGCTTTTATTTGTCGTTTATCACCATTTTATTATAGGgtggacaaaaacttttgactggtTGTATACAAAATTATCTATTATATCTTATTACATGATTATTGTTGTCATTTGATTAAACACATCAATAAGGGATATATACACTGTAGGATGATTGATTTTGGAAGTTTTCTTATCGGTGCTCaagcaaaatattaatctaaatatagaaaaaaattctcactAAGTttgatctcttaatatcaattttaagtacttacttttttcaaatttctaatatcCACTTTTTACAATAATGCGAATCAGTTTGATGAACTTTGTGGGGAAATGCTGTTTGAAATCGCTTTAAAGTTTTTTGGATAACTCGCACTGGTTCACTAATAGGAATCGATTTCGAAAAGCATAAAATTACTAAGTAAGTACTTGAAATGTATATTAAGAGCTCAAGCTTTGATtccatttttccaatttttttctcatatcctTATGAACATCTACCATCTAGTACATACAGGATGCTCCAAAagtagattttttcaaatggaattCTATATGTAAAACTAGCTCAACTTTGAATAAAGCTTCTTGTACCTAGGTTTTGTTGTTCTTGAGATATtctttttattacgaaaatgaaaagttttttgttccATCATTACAAAATTGGGGTGGGGTGCCCAAATATTGAAGATAACCTTGGTCAAATTCAAACACCAATTACTTTATTTCTTGAAATGAAATGATATATATTCAATGCATTGAATagcattcattattttttatcataaaaatttgctAGTttcgtttaatattaatttgagtACAAACATTTAATATTGTTCCTAGCTTAAATAGAACTCAAACTTTGACTCTTTTTATTCTAGCAACTATAGTTGTGGATTGCAAAGCTTTGGATCCAAGCAAAGGTAAAGCAAGAGAACTAGATTGCAAAATGGCTGAACttctggaaaaaaaatataattttaacgaTACAAGACGgacgttatttaaaaaaattatgaacttaCGAACCAACGTTTCAAATTTAACTCCTAAGCAAATACTttataaagatacaaaaataatcaaGGGTGTACCAATGCCTAGTTTACCCATGCTGgttgaaaatttcctaaaattaaaAGGTGGTTATGAGGCTTTGAAGGAATTTGCAGCTGAATCAGGCACTTCAGTAGTTGTGCTGAAAGGAGCAGATAGAGGTAGAAAAGACGTCGCGGTGTTTGGTAATGCAGGTAGTGAGGAATTGAAagcaaatattttggaaatattttttaataataaagaatatgattttcaatttagtaaGCAGAAAACAATTTACAGAAATATAACGTTACTGAATCAGGGTAACCTGAAATTGTCTAGAAAGCAGTTGGTACCTTTAATCGAATATGCATTATCTAATAATAgtgttaggttaggctaggttatATATAATCAAAGTGAATGTAAGTAGTTAGTAGTGGTATTAGGTAGTACGCAATAACAAGCTTCACATCCTACTGGAGGACAAAGCTAGAAGAAACTGTCGAATGTAgatttggtcaaaaaattgataaaagcgGAAATATCCAACCCCTCGTCGCAACAGAGGTTGATTAAAGCTTTAGAACTGGTAGGTCAGCTGTTGATGTCAAACAAGTTTGGTAGATGGAACAATGGACCTTAAAGTTGTTACCTGTACTTATGCTTGGACTAgggtgaaaaaataaaagggGTGAGGTTGACCAAGCAGTATATATAATACATcttgaaattcatattttgttataaaatggTTGGATTGCTATATCACAGATTCATTCAACAgaaaaaaacaatcaacaattttaaaaatgttttattaatcaatcatgaaaatataaacatatcaaattaacgaattttattttcaacaaaccATTTGAAACGAATACGAAAATagttaacctaaaaatattttatcaaaaattgaaagttacaatcaaatttcaattgacTGAAATTTATACTTATTCGCGATTTAATGATTCCCAGTAATGATTCATAACGAAATCCTTATCGGCATCTTGACTTTGTTGGTATTCCGGAATTAAACCGTAAGGGACGTCATGATTGCCTATAGGAAAAAATCTTGGTGtaggaatattttgattgtacCGAACAGGAAAGGGTGAATCTGGCACTAAATAAGAATTATTTAGATCATCGGTAGTTCTGTAAAAACGTCTTGCTGTTGTTGCCGATGGAATGGTGTTAGGAATTAACATACCATCATATGCATTTTTGGGAGAAAAAGGTCCTCTAGATGCAGTAACCTGTGGATTAATATCGCTCTGAAAAAAAACACGTTCTGTCTcaaataagataaataatctGGAATGAAAAGTTTGGATCTTTCATCTTTAACACTTCGAGTTTCGAGCAGATAGGTACaaatattacatcactcaataagtcgcgtgactgacacacagatggcgctgccattttCAAATCCGTATGACGTTTaagaagtaccaactttcaaaagactatgtgtaaaatttcatgacactTCGATTAGTCGAGCGAATACTACAtggagttgttggatcgtttgagtTCAAAAATGAAGGAGCAACGGACTCATATATCCGTAAGAAAAAAACCActatttcaccaagacaatgcaccgattcacaagtggAAGGCAACGATGGTTGAATTGatcgaattgctttctcatccaACGTATAACCCAAAACTGACCCCCGGTGAATTATGGCTATTCgctgattttaaaaaaatgctcgtgggtaagaaattcagcttaaatgaagaagcaattgctgaagcTGAAGCCTATTTATCACAAAGAATTAACtgcaatattaaattaatactTTTCAGATAAATTGAATGATCAGTATTGCTTTTAAATAATTCCATAGAAAAATATCTAGATTTGGAGAACGCAGGAGCCCTACTATTGGTCCTCATCTACCAAACCACCTCTCAGGAACACTGGTTAGGTTAGTGAGCAAACAGGAGCCATTGTGCACATAAGCCTCACTTGACACTACTTTAGAGGTGCAAATGTTTTGTGggataataaaaagtaaaattttagtCCTTCTTGTAGATGTAGATCATAGTCGAGTTTGCGATTGTGAGTGGTCAAGGACAGTTGCGTACATAGGGCCTATTTTGCTCCACTTAAATCTACGTGAGCTAACCAGATACCTTAGCTTGAACCTTTTAATGTCACAGGGCAAAATGTAAGTCTTATCCTGGTGTTTAAATGAACGTAACCTGtaatttcttcctttttctATGTACCAGCGGTATTACGGATTGTTTACGATGGTGGTGATGTATGAATATGACCGTGTCTGAATGTTTAGTGAGCAGACTACTCAGTAATAGCAATACCAAGAAATTGTGCATTTTGATGGTTTTGCTGATCTAAGTCTGGCGTGTGAATCAGTATAATTGGTTTAAAAACTACGGTAACTTGGAGTTATTGGCATTATGGAAAAATGTTGGCAAGGACTGGTATAATTTCACTGTAAGATTcgtaaataataattgtgaaattaattCCTCGCAAACATTGATTTTGTGATGGTGTTTAGTAAGACCTTCAGTCATTCAGtgtgaaaaagttgatattttagaaaaaataggaatttGACATTTTCACCTTCAGCTGTTTAGAAGTTGTT
Coding sequences within:
- the LOC130891475 gene encoding exopolyphosphatase PRUNE1-like; amino-acid sequence: MDKDNNEERLIDYLKSARTSLEHPDTFEKIHIVLGNESCDLDSSISATILAFLLHKTRLNGIPEDALVVPIQNVSKENFLIRSDNCNIYQEIGIPLGLLIYKDQIDIEDLVLSKDVTTTLVDHHMLSKDLEILESTVVNIFDHRPLESGTNWDQNKVEIVMNEVGSCSTLITDLFISSAEQLLSKELAYLLYATIVVDCKALDPSKGKARELDCKMAELLEKKYNFNDTRRTLFKKIMNLRTNVSNLTPKQILYKDTKIIKGVPMPSLPMLVENFLKLKGGYEALKEFAAESGTSVVVLKGADRGRKDVAVFGNAGSEELKANILEIFFNNKEYDFQFSKQKTIYRNITLLNQGNLKLSRKQLVPLIEYALSNNSVRLG